One window of the Salvia miltiorrhiza cultivar Shanhuang (shh) chromosome 6, IMPLAD_Smil_shh, whole genome shotgun sequence genome contains the following:
- the LOC130990792 gene encoding uncharacterized protein LOC130990792, giving the protein MKEKGKVSQSESTHESAVAAEIRAMRLTRNAEVELIKTRIDLEREKLQRNAMKMKEKMLPQLLSKKHLSLKDEEMKRQLIKIRRDATGRVGLASLQKCTGAMRVLTYGTSSDVVDEYLRMSSSSTRDALVHFVEGVISCFGGTYLRRPNEEDLARLLYVREQLGFPGMIDSIDCMHWEWKNCPNAWAGQYIGRSGKPTIILEAVASYDLWIWHAYTSTSCSLNTKSLFEKMLSEHLEFYKLDLHFYDAHVLFGTKF; this is encoded by the exons atgaaagaaaaaggtAAGGTCTCACAATCTGAATCTACTCATGAATCTGCTGTTGCTGCAGAAATTCGTGCAATGAGACTCACTAGAAATGCCGAAGTTGAGTTGATAAAAACTCGAATCGATCTAGAGCGCGAGAAGTTGCAAAGAAACGCAatgaagatgaaagaaaaaatgcTGCCTCAATTGTTGTCGAAAAAGCACTTATCTCTAAAAGACGAAGAGATGAAACGtcaactaattaaaatt AGACGAGATGCCACCGGCAGAGTAGGTCTTGCATCATTGCAGAAATGTACTGGAGCCATGAGGGTGTTGACGTATGGGACATCTTCCGATGTTGTCGATGAGTATCTACGAATGAGTTCATCTTCGACAAGAGATGCTTTAGTCCATTTTGTGGAAGGTGTTATTTCTTGCTTCGGTGGTACGTATCTAAGAAGGCCTAATGAAGAAGATTTGGCAAGGCTGCTCTATGTTAGAGAACAACTTGGTTTTCCAGGCATGATTGACAGtattgattgcatgcattgggagTGGAAAAATTGTCCTAATGCATGGGCCGGCCAATATATTGGGAGAAGTGGAAAACCAACGATCATTTTGGAAGCTGTTGCTTCATACGACTTGTGGATATGGCATGC ATACACAAGCACAAGTTGTTCGCTCAACACCAAGAGTCTGTTCGAAAAGATGTTGAGCGAGCATTTGGAGTTCTACAAGCTCGATTTGCATTTCTACGACGCCCATGTCTTGTTTGGGACAAAGTTTTGA